The proteins below come from a single Bactrocera dorsalis isolate Fly_Bdor chromosome 5, ASM2337382v1, whole genome shotgun sequence genomic window:
- the LOC105227951 gene encoding skin secretory protein xP2-like, with protein sequence MVPDSQKLKPKLFAAASFALLAFAAADVSHLGGGYNYPAPVHEAVPVKSQPIVPQNTYIPPAAPAPAPAQGYSYPAPAPIHEAVKSQPIVPQNTYIPPAPPAPAPAQGYSYPAPAPIREAVQSQPIVPQSTYIPPAAPAPAPAQGYSYPAPAPIHEAIQSQPIVPQNTYIPPAPPAPAPAQGYSYPAPAPVHEAVQSQPIVPQNTYIPPSASLGQDGYRYKTVRRVVYRRRF encoded by the exons ATGGTACCGGATTCACAGAAACTGAAACCA AAACTCTTCGCTGCCGCCTCTTTTGCCTTGTTGGCTTTTGCCGCTGCTGATGTCTCTCACCTTGGCGGTGGTTACAATTATCCTGCGCCTGTGCACGAAGCTGTGC CTGTTAAATCTCAGCCGATTGTTCCACAGAACACCTACATCCCACCCGCAGCACCTGCTCCAGCACCAGCCCAGGGCTACAGCTACCCAGCTCCAGCTCCAATCCACGAAGCTGTTAAATCTCAACCGATTGTTCCACAGAACACCTACATCCCACCCGCACCACCAGCACCAGCACCAGCTCAAGGCTACAGCTACCCAGCTCCCGCGCCAATCCGCGAAGCCGTCCAATCCCAGCCAATTGTTCCACAAAGTACCTACATCCCACCCGCCGCACCAGCTCCAGCACCCGCCCAGGGCTACAGCTACCCGGCCCCAGCTCCAATCCACGAAGCCATCCAATCCCAGCCAATCGTTCCACAAAATACCTACATCCCACCCGCACCACCAGCACCAGCACCCGCTCAGGGCTACAGTTACCCAGCTCCAGCTCCGGTGCATGAAGCTGTGCAATCCCAACCGATTGTTCCACAAAATACGTACATTCCGCCATCAGCCTCGCTCGGTCAAGATGGTTACCGCTACAAGACCGTCCGTCGTGTTGTCTACAGACGTCGTTTCTAA